GTTTGGTTGTTTCGTCAAGTGTAAAGGATCACTAAAAGTAAATCGACAGTTGTGTTGAATAGTAGGATTGAGGAATTTCAAATGAATTGAAGGATGGTAGGACGATTTAAAGTCAATTTTAATAATTTGGACATCCGATTCTAAATTAACCCTTATGTCAGAAAGAAGAAAATTTATCAAGCAATCCCTGATGGGGTCTGCACTAATCATACCAGGTATCCAGTCTCTGGCTAGTCCAGTGAAACCAGCTCTTTCAAAGGTTGAAAAGCCATTGCTCTTGTCTACCTGGAACCATGGCTTACCCGCCAATGCCGCAGCTATTGAAAAGTTGAAAGCAGGGGGGAGTATTACTGATGCAGTGGAGTATGGGGTACGTGATACCGAGAATGATTTGAGCAATTTATCTGTGGGATTACAAGGGTTGCCAGACCGGGAGGGGATTACCACTTTAGATGCTTCCATTATGAATGGAGATGGAAGTTGCGGTTCGGTTGCTTTTGTAAGACAGGTAAAACACCCCATTTCTCTTGCCAGAATGGTGATGGAGCAAACCCCACATGTGATGCTTGCTGGAGAAGGAGCCCGGCAGTTTGCTATGGCTGAAGGCATTCCTATGGAAAAGGAAGAGCTCAGTCCCAAAGCCAAGGAGGCATACGAAAGGTGGAAAGTAAAAAGCCAGTATAAGCCAGTGATCAATATAGAAAATCATGACACCATAGGTATGATAGGTATGGGCGCGGATGGGAAGCTTTCAGGCAGCTGTACGACCAGCGGTCTGGCCTATAAAATGCATGGGAGAGTAGGAGATAGCCCTATAATCGGGGCTGGACTATATGTGGATGATGAGGTGGGAGCTGCCACAGCCACGGGTTTGGGTGAGGCTATCATCCGCGTGTGTGGGAGCTTTCTGATCGTTGAACTCATGCGTCAAGGCCGCTCTCCACAGGAAGCTTGTGAGG
This genomic window from Algoriphagus sp. TR-M9 contains:
- a CDS encoding isoaspartyl peptidase/L-asparaginase family protein, which codes for MSERRKFIKQSLMGSALIIPGIQSLASPVKPALSKVEKPLLLSTWNHGLPANAAAIEKLKAGGSITDAVEYGVRDTENDLSNLSVGLQGLPDREGITTLDASIMNGDGSCGSVAFVRQVKHPISLARMVMEQTPHVMLAGEGARQFAMAEGIPMEKEELSPKAKEAYERWKVKSQYKPVINIENHDTIGMIGMGADGKLSGSCTTSGLAYKMHGRVGDSPIIGAGLYVDDEVGAATATGLGEAIIRVCGSFLIVELMRQGRSPQEACEEAVRRLISKNKNIKDIQAGFLAMNKEGEVGAYAVHPGFNFAQGTLSKNEMIDSNSHFK